A stretch of Telopea speciosissima isolate NSW1024214 ecotype Mountain lineage chromosome 11, Tspe_v1, whole genome shotgun sequence DNA encodes these proteins:
- the LOC122645326 gene encoding aspartic proteinase PCS1-like, whose translation MDQETLKKLKPSLNYSLSFPLTSLPLSPSSSSPLLSSSLTSPSTKQVPKTNLKAYRSSFKYTMALIVSLPIGTPPQTKQMVLDTGSQLSWVQCNKKSTVTKPQTNLPPPSSFDPSRSSTFSVLPCNHPICKPQIPDFTLPTSCDQNRLCHYSYFYADGTLAEGNLVREKIAFSSCQTTPPLILGCARESTDASTEGILGMNLGRLSFAAQAKISKFSYCVPVRPNRMVASPPVGSFYLGENPSSGGFRYVDLLTFDRSQSQRMPNFDPLAYTVGMEGIRIGMNRLDIPRSVFRPDAGGAGQTMIDSGTEFTFLVEAAYVKVKEEIMRLVGSRVKKGFVYGQALDLCFDGDAAEIGRLIGDVVLEFEKGVETVVGKDRVLADVGSGVHCLSIGRSDLLGVESNIIGNVHQQNLWVEFDLTNRRVGFGITDCSRSA comes from the exons ATGGAT CAAGAAACCCTGAAAAAGCTTAAACCCTCTTTGAActactctctttctttccctctcacttctctccctctttccccttcttcttcttctcctctcctttcctcttcccTCACTTCACCATCAACCAAACAAGTCCCTAAAACAAACCTAAAAGCTTACAGATCTTCTTTCAAGTATACAATGGCTTTGATCGTTTCTCTTCCTATAGGGACCCCACCACAGACCAAACAGATGGTTTTAGATACCGGAAGCCAGTTATCGTGGGTCCAATGCAACAAGAAATCAACGGTCACAAAACCTCAAACCAATCTTCCTCCACCGTCTTCCTTCGATCCTTCTCGTTCCTCCACTTTCTCTGTTCTTCCCTGTAACCACCCAATCTGCAAACCACAAATTCCCGATTTTACCCTCCCAACTTCCTGCGACCAAAACCGTCTCTGCCACTACTCTTACTTCTACGCCGACGGAACTTTAGCTGAGGGTAATCTCGTCCGAGAAAAAATAGCGTTTTCAAGCTGTCAAACCACTCCTCCTTTAATCCTTGGTTGTGCTCGGGAATCTACAGATGCTTCCACGGAGGGAATCTTGGGAATGAATCTCGGCCGGCTCTCCTTTGCTGCACAAGCCAAGATTTCCAAGTTCTCTTATTGCGTTCCGGTTCGACCGAACCGGATGGTGGCGTCGCCTCCAGTTGGGTCTTTCTATCTCGGAGAGAATCCAAGCTCCGGTGGTTTTCGGTATGTTGACTTGTTGACCTTTGATCGGAGTCAAAGTCAACGGATGCCGAATTTCGATCCATTGGCGTATACGGTAGGGATGGAAGGGATACGGATTGGAATGAACCGGTTGGATATTCCCCGGTCCGTTTTTAGACCGGATGCTGGTGGTGCTGGTCAGACGATGATAGATTCCGGCACGGAGTTCACGTTCTTGGTGGAAGCTGCGTATGTTAAGGTGAAGGAAGAGATCATGAGGTTGGTGGGGTCCAGAGTGAAGAAGGGATTCGTTTACGGACAAGCATTGGATCTATGCTTTGATGGGGATGCAGCAGAGATCGGACGGTTGATAGGGGACGTAGTGTTGGAGTTTGAGAAAGGGGTTGAGACTGTGGTGGGTAAGGATAGGGTATTGGCTGATGTAGGTAGTGGGGTCCACTGCTTGAGCATCGGACGGTCAGATTTACTAGGAGTGGAAAGTAATATAATTGGGAATGTTCATCAGCAGAACTTATGGGTAGAGTTTGACCTAACCAATCGTAGAGTTGGGTTCGGAATAACAGATTGTAGCAGATCGGCATAA
- the LOC122645939 gene encoding pentatricopeptide repeat-containing protein At4g19440, chloroplastic, with product MDLRRIATAIESKRPALSLSLARSLSHETSIAQQHQQQQKQQQQQQPKQSSPLSPYDQSFVDKVISILSNPSFNPSKCREILSSLSPHHFDRLIFDTQSSVNPKTTLRFFYFASESVGFQFSIKSYCYLVRILIGSNLVPPARLLLIRLIDGKVSALFENPKDKHLEIAQAVVELNSRSESMVAASTFDLLVHVYCTQFKTAGLGSAIDVFRFLTTRGIFPSLRTCNFLLDSLVKANELGWTYEVFGIMCQGASPNVYSYSIAINALCKDGKVKEATQVFSKMEELGVSPNVVTYNGVIHGLCKIGDIAEAFRFKEKMVKSGLSPSLITYSILINGLMKLEKLDDANCVLKEMSAKGIIPNDVVYNALIDGHCKMGNIGEANKLRDEMVSKGLSPNSVTYNTLLKGLNKVGQMEQAEHILEEMLSSGFSINPHAFNSIIHWLCAKSSLNSAVRLFREMMLRNLRPNDSVLTMMVNGLCKTGNHSDAVEIWFKLLEKGFAPNTVTSNALIHGLCQSGHMQEAVCLLKEMLERGLGLDRITYNTLILGCCQKGKVGEGFKLREDMVKRGHKPDMFTYNALIQGLCDMGKMEEASELWNEYKRNGLVPDLSMYCTMIDGHCKAKKLKEGQNLFNELVSQNLRLNSVVYNILIGGYCRNGNILEAFRLRDEMKSKGISPTVVTYSSLLHGMCSAGRVEEAKNLLDEMRQEGLGPEVFCYTTLLSGYCKLGQMDEACNVLQEMVSHGVNPNKFTYTAMIDGYCKIGDTRQAAKLLGAMVDDGVVPDAVTYNSLTWGFCKEGKMEDAFKICDQMSQRGVVLDEVCYTTLVNGLCSSGLVKEATLISEGIFKRGLFPKHVNPVQFITEPSKLEQQSSE from the coding sequence ATGGATTTGAGAAGAATCGCTACTGCCATTGAATCAAAAAGACCAGCTCTGTCATTGTCCTTGGCCCGTTCTTTGTCACACGAAACTTCTATAGCACAACaacatcagcagcagcagaaacaacagcaacaacaacaacccaaACAATCTTCACCATTGTCACCATATGATCAGAGCTTTGTAGATAAGGTAATATCAATCCTGTCAAACCCATCTTTTAACCCCTCTAAATGTAGAGAAATACTCTCTTCTTTATCTCCTCATCATTTCGATCGCCTAATTTTTGACACCCAATCATCAGTCAATCCAAAAACAACATTAAGATTCTTCTATTTCGCATCTGAATCCGTTGGATTTCAATTCTCGATTAAATCTTATTGTTATCTCGTTCGTATCCTTATTGGGTCGAATCTTGTACCACCTGCTCGATTGCTTTTGATCCGTTTGATAGATGGTAAGGTGTCTGCTTTGTTTGAGAACCCAAAGGACAAGCATCTAGAGATTGCCCAGGCGGTTGTGGAGTTGAATTCTAGATCGGAATCCATGGTGGCGGCTTCGACATTTGATTTGTTGGTTCATGTCTATTGTACTCAGTTTAAAACTGCGGGCTTGGGTAGTGCTATTGATGTCTTTCGGTTCTTGACAACTCGGGGCATTTTTCCATCTTTGAGGACGTGTAATTTCCTGTTGGATTCGCTTGTGAAGGCAAATGAGCTAGGGTGGACGTATGAGGTTTTTGGGATAATGTGTCAAGGTGCTTCTCCTAATGTTTATTCGTATAGTATTGCAATTAATGCATTATGCAAAGATGGGAAAGTCAAAGAAGCTACCCAGGTGTTCTCAAAAATGGAGGAGTTGGGAGTTTCTCCCAATGTAGTTACTTACAATGGCGTTATTCATGGATTATGTAAGATAGGGGATATAGCTGAAGCCTTTAGGTTCAAGGAGAAAATGGTTAAATCCGGTTTGAGTCCTAGTCTTATTACTTATAGCATTCTTATAAATGGCCTGATGAAGTTGGAGAAGTTGGATGATGCTAACTGTGTTTTGAAAGAAATGTCTGCCAAAGGAATTATCCCGAATGATGTTGTTTATAACGCATTGATTGATGGGCACTGTAAAATGGGAAATATTGGGGAAGCTAATAAGTTAAGGGATGAGATGGTGTCCAAGGGACTCAGTCCAAATTCAGTTACTTATAATACACTTCTTAAGGGTTTGAACAAGGTGGGTCAGATGGAACAAGCTGAGCACATTTTGGAGGAGATGTTATCCAGTGGTTTTTCTATTAATCCTCATGCCTTTAATTCCATTATTCACTGGCTATGTGCAAAATCTAGCTTGAATTCTGCAGTTCGGCTCTTTAGGGAGATGATGTTAAGGAATTTGAGGCCTAATGATTCGGTTCTGACGATGATGGTCAATGGACTCTGTAAAACAGGAAATCATTCTGATGCAGTTgaaatttggtttaaactaTTGGAGAAAGGTTTTGCACCCAATACAGTAACATCAAATGCATTAATCCATGGACTTTGTCAATCAGGTCACATGCAGGAGGCAGTTTGCCTTCTCAAGGAGATGCTTGAGAGAGGGCTGGGATTAGATAGGATCACATACAACACACTCATTTTAGGATGTTGCCAGAAGGGGAAGGTTGGAGAAGGGTTTAAGCTGAGGGAAGACATGGTTAAGCGAGGACATAAGCCAGATATGTTCACTTACAATGCACTGATACAAGGGCTATGTGACATGGGTAAAATGGAGGAAGCTTCTGAGCTTTGGAACGAATACAAAAGGAATGGTTTGGTGCCTGATCTTTCAATGTATTGTACTATGATTGATGGGCATTGCAAAGCTAAGAAATTGAAAGAAGGTCAAAATCTCTTTAATGAATTGGTCTCGCAAAATTTGAGGTTGAATTCTGTTGTATATAATATTCTCATTGGAGGATACTGTAGAAACGGAAATATATTGGAGGCCTTCAGGCTTCGTGATGAAATGAAGAGTAAGGGCATCTCACCAACTGTTGTTACATACTCTTCATTACTACATGGGATGTGCAGTGCTGGTCGTGTTGAGGAGGCAAAGAACCTTCTTGATGAAATGAGACAAGAGGGCTTGGGACCGGAAGTTTTCTGTTATACTACACTACTTAGTGGGTATTGTAAGCTAGGTCAAATGGATGAAGCATGTAATGTTTTGCAGGAAATGGTTTCACATGGTGTAAATCCAAATAAGTTCACTTACACTGCCATGATTGATGGCTATTGCAAAATAGGTGACACTAGACAAGCAGCAAAGCTTCTAGGAGCAATGGTGGATGATGGTGTTGTCCCAGATGCTGTCACATATAATAGCTTGACATGGGGATTTTgcaaagaagggaaaatggaAGATGCTTTTAAGATATGCGATCAGATGTCTCAAAGAGGTGTAGTGTTGGATGAAGTCTGCTATACAACACTGGTTAATGGGTTGTGTAGTTCAGGACTTGTAAAAGAAGCTACTTTAATATCAGAGGGCATTTTCAAGCGAGGTTTGTTTCCAAAGCATGTGAACCCTGTTCAGTTCATTACTGAGCCTTCAAAGCTTGAGCAGCAGTCCTCAGAGTAA